In Streptomyces durocortorensis, a genomic segment contains:
- a CDS encoding deoxyguanosinetriphosphate triphosphohydrolase: MDGTQGAHGADQTHGTHRASGVRGAQGGGPVSPYGPADTERFDTEPDKRPGRTAFQRDRARVLHSAALRRLAGKTQVVTPGTRSLAWDASPRTRLTHSLECAQVGRELGAVLGCDPDLVETACLAHDMGHPPFGHNGEQALNDFASDCGGFEGNAQSLRLLTRLEPKRFVRDPRTGELVSVGLNLTRAALDAATKYPWPRGAHPTAPHSAKFGVYEDDLPVFAWAREDAPEDRTCFEAQVMDWSDDVAYSVHDFEDGLHAGHIDPNCLEAEPEREEIWGVAIGRYVPADTDPQELAEALDRLIDQEWWPHGYDGSAVAQARLKDATSQLIGRFCTEAETATRAVYGPGRLGRYGAQLVVPRTVRHECAVLKAVADRYVMQRAEQEAIRADQRIVIAELAAALTARAPEGLEPHFRALFDQAPDDHARKRVLVDQIAALTDASARSLHAALTTRHR, from the coding sequence ATGGACGGCACACAGGGCGCGCACGGGGCAGATCAGACACACGGCACGCACCGGGCATCCGGGGTGCGCGGGGCGCAGGGCGGAGGCCCGGTGAGCCCCTACGGCCCCGCCGACACCGAGCGCTTCGACACCGAGCCGGACAAACGCCCCGGCCGCACCGCCTTCCAGCGCGACCGGGCCCGGGTCCTGCACTCCGCCGCGCTGCGCAGGCTCGCCGGGAAGACCCAGGTGGTCACGCCCGGCACCCGCTCCCTCGCCTGGGACGCCAGCCCCCGCACCCGCCTCACCCACTCCCTGGAGTGCGCCCAGGTCGGCCGGGAGCTGGGGGCCGTCCTCGGCTGCGACCCGGACCTCGTCGAGACGGCCTGCCTCGCCCACGACATGGGCCACCCCCCGTTCGGCCACAACGGCGAACAGGCCCTGAACGACTTCGCGTCCGACTGCGGCGGCTTCGAGGGCAACGCCCAGTCGCTGCGCCTGCTGACCCGCCTGGAGCCCAAGCGCTTCGTCCGCGACCCGCGCACCGGCGAGCTGGTCAGCGTCGGCCTCAACCTGACCCGGGCCGCCCTGGACGCCGCCACCAAGTACCCCTGGCCGCGCGGCGCGCACCCCACCGCCCCGCACTCGGCGAAGTTCGGGGTGTACGAGGACGACCTCCCGGTCTTCGCCTGGGCCCGCGAGGACGCCCCCGAGGACCGCACCTGCTTCGAGGCCCAGGTGATGGACTGGTCCGACGACGTGGCGTATTCGGTGCACGACTTCGAGGACGGCCTGCACGCCGGGCACATCGACCCCAACTGCCTCGAAGCGGAGCCGGAGCGCGAGGAGATCTGGGGCGTCGCCATCGGCCGGTACGTCCCCGCCGACACCGACCCGCAGGAGCTGGCCGAGGCCCTGGACCGGCTGATCGACCAGGAGTGGTGGCCGCATGGCTACGACGGCTCCGCCGTGGCCCAGGCCCGCCTGAAGGACGCCACCAGCCAGCTCATCGGCCGTTTCTGCACCGAGGCCGAGACCGCCACCCGCGCGGTGTACGGCCCCGGCCGCCTCGGCCGGTACGGCGCGCAGCTGGTCGTCCCGCGCACCGTCCGCCACGAGTGCGCGGTGCTCAAGGCGGTCGCCGACCGGTACGTCATGCAGCGCGCCGAACAGGAAGCCATCCGCGCCGACCAGCGCATCGTCATCGCCGAGCTGGCCGCCGCCCTCACCGCCCGCGCCCCGGAGGGCCTGGAGCCGCACTTCCGCGCCCTGTTCGACCAGGCGCCCGACGACCACGCCCGCAAGCGGGTCCTCGTCGACCAGATCGCCGCGCTCACCGACGCCTCCGCACGATCCCTGCACGCCGCGCTCACCACACGCCACCGCTGA
- the dnaG gene encoding DNA primase, which produces MAGRINDDDVKAVRDAVPIDSVVSEYLQLRNAGGGNLKGLCPFHDEKSPSFQVSPGKGLFHCFGCQEGGDTIAFVMKIDHLSFSETVERLAAKAGITLRYEEGGYNPSHQRGERIRLIEAHKAAAEFYVAQLDGPEAEIGRKFLAERGFDQAAAAHFGVGYSPAGWDHLTRYLRGKGFSDKELITSGLSQDGRRGPIDRFRGRLMWPISDTAGEIVGFGARKLRDDDNGPKYLNTPETPIYKKSQVLYGIDLAKKDIAKASRAVVVEGYTDVMACHLAGVTTAIATCGTAFGNDHIKILRRLLMDNGSARVIFTFDGDSAGQKAALRAFEDDQKFAAETYIAIAPDGMDPCDLRLAKGDDAVRDLVEPRTPLFEFALRQIVGRYDLETPAGRAAALDEAAAVVAKIKTSSVQREVAVQLAGFVGILDQEFVVRRVAQLARWARDRGGDHGDRGGRGGPQGARGGPQGQRGGSPQHTAPAAPAGFSGPALNLRSPAHRTERELLKLALQKPALVSPAFDAYGVDEFTAPPYAAVRRCIEEAGGAEQGLVDDRAYLGAVLDAAPDDTVRNLVTELAVEIFHGRTIDETYAGVQLVHVRLRAVDRRINDVQGSLARLGSHVAPPELAAAQNEVWVLQQYAQSLRTHGAAAL; this is translated from the coding sequence GTGGCTGGCAGGATCAATGACGACGACGTGAAGGCGGTACGGGACGCGGTCCCGATCGACTCCGTCGTGTCCGAATACCTCCAGCTGCGCAACGCGGGCGGCGGAAACCTCAAAGGCCTCTGCCCCTTCCACGACGAGAAGTCCCCCTCCTTCCAGGTCAGCCCCGGCAAGGGCCTGTTCCACTGCTTCGGCTGCCAGGAGGGCGGCGACACGATCGCCTTCGTGATGAAGATCGATCATCTCTCCTTCTCGGAGACGGTCGAGCGCCTCGCCGCCAAGGCGGGCATCACCCTGCGCTACGAGGAGGGCGGCTACAACCCCTCCCACCAGCGTGGCGAACGCATCAGGCTGATCGAGGCCCACAAGGCGGCCGCCGAGTTCTACGTCGCCCAGCTGGACGGCCCCGAGGCCGAGATCGGCCGGAAGTTCCTCGCCGAGCGCGGCTTCGACCAGGCCGCCGCCGCCCACTTCGGCGTCGGCTACAGCCCGGCCGGCTGGGACCACCTCACCCGCTATCTGCGCGGCAAGGGCTTCAGCGACAAGGAGCTGATCACCTCCGGGCTCTCCCAGGACGGCCGCCGCGGCCCCATCGACCGCTTCCGCGGCCGGCTGATGTGGCCGATCAGCGATACCGCGGGGGAGATCGTCGGCTTCGGCGCCCGCAAGCTGCGCGACGACGACAACGGCCCGAAGTACCTGAACACCCCCGAGACCCCGATCTACAAGAAGTCCCAGGTGCTGTACGGCATCGACCTGGCCAAGAAGGACATCGCCAAGGCCAGCCGGGCCGTCGTCGTCGAGGGCTACACCGACGTCATGGCCTGCCATCTGGCCGGGGTCACCACCGCCATCGCCACCTGCGGCACCGCCTTCGGCAACGACCACATCAAGATCCTGCGCCGCCTCCTCATGGACAACGGCAGCGCCCGGGTGATCTTCACCTTCGACGGCGACTCGGCGGGCCAGAAGGCCGCCCTGCGAGCCTTCGAGGACGACCAGAAGTTCGCCGCCGAGACCTACATCGCCATCGCCCCGGACGGCATGGACCCCTGCGACCTGCGGCTCGCCAAGGGCGACGACGCCGTGCGCGACCTGGTCGAGCCGCGCACCCCGCTCTTCGAGTTCGCCCTGCGCCAGATCGTCGGCCGCTACGACCTGGAGACCCCGGCGGGCCGCGCGGCCGCGCTCGACGAGGCCGCCGCCGTCGTCGCCAAGATCAAGACCAGCAGCGTGCAGCGCGAGGTAGCCGTCCAGCTCGCCGGGTTCGTCGGCATCCTCGATCAGGAGTTCGTCGTCCGCCGTGTCGCCCAGCTCGCCCGCTGGGCCCGCGACCGGGGCGGCGACCACGGGGACCGAGGCGGCCGAGGCGGCCCCCAGGGCGCACGCGGCGGACCCCAGGGCCAACGCGGCGGGTCACCGCAGCACACCGCTCCGGCCGCCCCCGCCGGCTTCTCCGGCCCCGCCCTCAACCTCCGCAGCCCCGCCCACCGCACCGAGCGCGAGCTGCTCAAGCTCGCCCTCCAGAAGCCCGCCCTGGTCTCCCCGGCCTTCGACGCGTACGGCGTTGACGAGTTCACCGCCCCGCCCTACGCGGCCGTGCGCCGGTGCATCGAGGAGGCGGGCGGCGCCGAGCAGGGCCTTGTCGACGACCGGGCCTACCTGGGCGCCGTCCTGGACGCCGCCCCCGACGACACCGTCCGCAACCTCGTCACCGAGCTGGCCGTCGAGATCTTCCACGGCCGGACCATCGACGAGACCTACGCGGGCGTCCAGCTCGTCCACGTCCGGCTGCGCGCCGTGGACCGCCGCATCAACGACGTGCAGGGCAGCCTCGCCCGCCTCGGCAGCCACGTGGCCCCCCCGGAGCTGGCCGCCGCGCAGAACGAGGTCTGGGTGCTCCAGCAGTACGCCCAGTCCCTGCGTACCCACGGCGCCGCCGCGCTCTGA
- a CDS encoding NAD(P)/FAD-dependent oxidoreductase yields the protein MVDAHRTFVIVGAGLAGAKAAETLRAEGFTGRVILIGDERDHPYERPPLSKGYLEGKSERDSVFTHERPWYAGADIELHLGQPVTALDRYAKTVQLGDNTVIHYDKLLLATGSEPRRLDIPGTDLAGVHHLRRLAHADRLRNVLAALGRDNGHLVIAGAGWIGLEVAAAARGYGAEVTVIEAEATPLHQVVGPEVGQIFTELHSAHGVRFHFGVRLTEITGQDGMVLAARTDDGEEHPAHDVLAAIGAAPRSALAEAAGLEMAERAHGGGIAVDASLRTSDPHIYAAGDVAAAAHPLLGTRLRVEHWANALNGGPAAARAMLGQDVTYDRVPYFFSDQYDVGLEYSGWAPPGSYDEVIIRGDAGKREFIAFWLKDRRVLAGMNVNVWDVTETIQELIRARQQHDPEALADPSIPLGSLL from the coding sequence GTGGTCGACGCACATCGGACGTTCGTCATCGTCGGAGCAGGACTCGCAGGGGCGAAGGCGGCCGAAACACTGCGTGCCGAAGGATTCACCGGCAGAGTGATCCTCATCGGCGACGAGCGCGACCACCCCTACGAACGCCCGCCGCTCTCCAAGGGCTACCTGGAGGGCAAGTCCGAACGCGACAGCGTCTTCACCCACGAGCGCCCCTGGTACGCGGGCGCCGACATCGAGCTGCACCTCGGCCAGCCGGTCACCGCGCTCGACCGCTACGCGAAGACGGTGCAGCTGGGCGACAACACCGTCATCCACTACGACAAGCTGCTGCTGGCCACCGGCTCCGAACCGCGCCGCCTCGACATCCCCGGCACCGACCTGGCGGGCGTCCACCATCTGCGCCGCCTCGCCCACGCCGACCGGCTGCGCAACGTGCTGGCCGCCCTCGGCCGCGACAACGGCCACCTCGTCATCGCCGGAGCGGGCTGGATCGGTCTGGAGGTCGCCGCCGCCGCCCGGGGCTACGGGGCCGAGGTGACCGTCATCGAGGCGGAAGCCACCCCGCTGCACCAGGTCGTCGGCCCCGAAGTGGGCCAGATCTTCACCGAACTGCACAGCGCGCACGGCGTCCGCTTCCACTTCGGCGTCCGCCTCACCGAGATCACCGGCCAGGACGGCATGGTCCTCGCGGCCCGCACCGACGACGGCGAGGAGCACCCCGCCCACGACGTGCTCGCCGCGATCGGCGCCGCCCCGCGCTCCGCCCTCGCCGAGGCCGCCGGACTGGAGATGGCCGAGCGTGCCCACGGCGGCGGCATCGCGGTGGACGCCTCGCTGCGCACCTCCGACCCGCACATCTACGCCGCCGGGGACGTCGCCGCGGCCGCGCACCCGCTGCTGGGCACCCGGCTGCGCGTCGAGCACTGGGCGAACGCCCTGAACGGCGGACCGGCCGCCGCCCGCGCCATGCTCGGCCAGGACGTGACGTACGACCGGGTGCCGTACTTCTTCTCCGACCAGTACGACGTGGGCCTGGAGTACTCCGGCTGGGCCCCGCCCGGCTCCTACGACGAGGTGATCATCCGTGGCGACGCCGGGAAGCGGGAGTTCATCGCGTTCTGGCTGAAGGACCGCCGCGTCCTCGCAGGGATGAACGTCAACGTGTGGGATGTCACGGAGACGATCCAGGAGCTGATCCGGGCCCGCCAGCAGCACGACCCGGAGGCCCTCGCCGACCCGTCGATCCCGCTGGGCTCCCTGCTCTGA
- a CDS encoding ABC transporter ATP-binding protein, whose product MAGPGGRMMAGGAPTERSMDFKGSTKRLLRRFGREKASLWLMLGAVTFSVALSVVGPKILGKATDLVFAGVVGRGMPEGTGKEQAIEALREEGNGSMADMLSGVDFTPGEGIDFGAVADVLLLALTVYVGAGLLMLVSTRLSIRVINRIVFQLREDLQTKLARLPLSYFDRAKRGEVLSRATNDIDNISQTLQQTMGQLINSLLTIIGVLIMMFWISPLLALVALVTVPLSVVVATQVGKRSQPQFVRQWRVTGKLNAHIEEMYTGHNLVKVFGRQEESARDFAEQNDALYEAGFKAQFASGLMQPLMFFISNINYVLVAVVGGLRVASGTLSIGDVQAFIQYSRQFSMPLTQVASMANLVQSGVASAERVFELLDAEEQGPDPVDAERPEVMSGRVSLEKVSFRYEPDKPLIEDLSLSVEPGQTVAIVGPTGAGKTTLVNLLMRFYEVTGGRIALDGVDVAKMSRDDLRSSIGMVLQDTWLFGGTIAENIAYGAAREVSREEIEEAARAAHADRFIRTLPDGYDSVIDDEGTGVSAGEKQLITIARAFLAEPVILVLDEATSSVDTRTEVLIQKAMARLAHGRTSFVIAHRLSTIRDADVILVMESGSIVEQGTHDELLAAGGAYARLYAAQFADALAEVD is encoded by the coding sequence ATGGCCGGTCCTGGCGGACGGATGATGGCCGGGGGCGCGCCCACCGAGCGGTCGATGGACTTCAAGGGGTCCACCAAGCGGCTGCTGAGACGCTTCGGCCGCGAGAAGGCCTCGCTGTGGCTGATGCTGGGCGCGGTGACGTTCAGCGTGGCGCTCTCGGTGGTGGGCCCGAAGATCCTCGGGAAAGCGACCGACCTGGTCTTCGCGGGGGTCGTCGGGCGCGGGATGCCGGAGGGCACCGGTAAGGAACAGGCGATCGAAGCGCTGCGCGAGGAGGGCAACGGCTCGATGGCCGACATGCTCTCGGGGGTGGACTTCACACCGGGCGAGGGCATCGACTTCGGCGCGGTGGCGGATGTCCTGCTGCTGGCGCTGACGGTCTACGTCGGGGCCGGGCTGCTGATGCTGGTCTCGACGCGGCTGTCGATCCGCGTGATCAACCGGATCGTGTTCCAGCTGCGCGAGGACCTCCAGACGAAGCTGGCTCGGCTGCCGCTGTCGTACTTCGACCGGGCCAAGCGCGGTGAGGTGCTCAGCCGGGCGACGAACGACATCGACAACATCTCGCAGACGCTCCAGCAGACGATGGGCCAGCTCATCAACTCCCTGCTGACCATCATCGGCGTACTGATCATGATGTTCTGGATCTCGCCGCTGCTGGCTCTGGTCGCCCTGGTGACCGTGCCGCTGTCGGTGGTCGTGGCCACGCAGGTCGGCAAGCGGTCGCAGCCGCAGTTCGTGCGGCAGTGGCGGGTGACGGGGAAGCTCAACGCCCACATCGAGGAGATGTACACCGGGCACAACCTCGTGAAGGTCTTCGGCCGGCAGGAGGAGTCCGCGCGGGACTTCGCCGAGCAGAACGACGCGTTGTACGAGGCCGGGTTCAAGGCTCAGTTCGCCAGCGGGCTCATGCAGCCGCTGATGTTCTTCATCTCGAACATCAACTACGTGCTGGTGGCCGTCGTCGGAGGTCTGCGGGTCGCCTCGGGCACCCTGTCGATCGGTGACGTGCAGGCGTTCATCCAGTACTCCCGGCAGTTCTCGATGCCGCTGACGCAGGTCGCCTCGATGGCCAACCTGGTGCAGTCCGGCGTCGCTTCGGCGGAGCGGGTCTTCGAGCTGCTGGACGCGGAGGAGCAGGGCCCGGACCCGGTGGACGCGGAGCGGCCCGAGGTGATGTCGGGGCGGGTCTCGCTGGAGAAGGTGTCCTTCCGCTACGAGCCGGACAAGCCGCTGATCGAGGACCTGTCGCTGAGTGTGGAGCCGGGGCAGACGGTCGCGATCGTGGGCCCGACGGGTGCGGGCAAGACGACGCTGGTCAATCTGCTGATGCGGTTCTACGAGGTGACCGGCGGGCGGATCGCACTCGACGGCGTCGATGTGGCGAAGATGTCCCGGGACGACCTGCGCTCATCGATCGGCATGGTGCTCCAGGACACCTGGCTGTTCGGGGGGACGATCGCGGAGAACATCGCGTACGGCGCTGCGCGCGAGGTCAGCCGGGAGGAGATCGAGGAGGCGGCCCGGGCGGCGCATGCCGACCGCTTCATCCGGACGCTGCCCGACGGGTACGACTCGGTGATCGACGACGAGGGCACCGGGGTCAGCGCGGGCGAGAAGCAGCTGATCACCATCGCGCGGGCGTTCCTGGCCGAGCCGGTGATCCTCGTCCTGGACGAGGCGACCAGCTCGGTGGACACCCGGACCGAGGTGCTGATCCAGAAGGCGATGGCCCGCCTGGCCCACGGGCGTACGTCGTTCGTGATCGCGCACCGGCTGTCCACGATCCGGGACGCGGACGTGATCCTGGTGATGGAGAGCGGGTCCATCGTCGAACAGGGCACGCATGACGAGCTGTTGGCGGCCGGGGGCGCCTATGCCCGGCTGTACGCCGCCCAGTTCGCGGATGCCCTGGCCGAGGTGGACTGA
- a CDS encoding gamma-glutamylcyclotransferase yields the protein MTAAMSATAPDSPPAVERPFFVYGTLLPGEPNHDLFLRGRTTGERPAVLPRALLYDGPGYPYAIDGHGRVHGTLLVAAPGVYGELLGLLDHLEEFLGPGHPRNLYERVVREVESAPDPAAGGAGGPTGGTGESVQAWVYLAAAAVTRSLRTGGVLIPEGRWITGRAPGGPDTP from the coding sequence GTGACGGCGGCCATGAGCGCGACCGCCCCCGACTCCCCGCCCGCCGTCGAACGGCCCTTCTTCGTGTACGGGACGCTGCTCCCCGGCGAACCCAACCACGACCTGTTCCTCCGCGGCCGTACGACGGGGGAGCGCCCGGCCGTGCTGCCCCGGGCGCTGCTCTACGACGGGCCCGGCTACCCGTACGCGATCGACGGCCACGGCCGTGTCCACGGCACGCTGCTCGTCGCCGCGCCCGGGGTGTACGGGGAGCTGCTCGGGCTCCTGGACCACCTGGAGGAGTTCCTCGGCCCGGGCCACCCGCGCAACCTGTACGAACGGGTCGTCCGCGAGGTCGAGTCGGCGCCCGACCCGGCGGCGGGCGGTGCGGGCGGGCCGACCGGCGGGACCGGGGAGTCCGTGCAGGCCTGGGTCTACCTCGCCGCGGCCGCCGTCACCCGCTCGCTGCGGACCGGCGGCGTCCTCATCCCCGAGGGGCGGTGGATCACCGGACGAGCCCCGGGCGGCCCGGACACCCCCTGA
- a CDS encoding SanA/YdcF family protein, whose protein sequence is MIRGALVRAKARKRLGRRGRRRLVQGLMVACVLALVPATWMRLGAGDRVGTTADAPEREVAVVFGAGLWKGRPTPYLAHRLDAAAELYRTGKVKVVLVTGDNSRVEYDEPDAMRTYLTERGVPDGRIVSDYAGFDSWDSCVRARKIFGVDRAVLVTQGFHIHRAVTLCRSAGIDAYGVAVDEPRDATWYYGGARELAASGKAALDALFRPDPRFLGPEEPGVAEALAAGGR, encoded by the coding sequence ATGATCAGGGGGGCGCTTGTGCGCGCGAAGGCACGGAAGAGGCTCGGCCGACGGGGTCGGCGTCGGCTCGTACAGGGGCTGATGGTCGCCTGCGTGCTCGCGCTCGTGCCCGCCACCTGGATGCGCCTCGGCGCCGGTGACCGGGTGGGGACGACGGCCGACGCCCCGGAGCGGGAGGTCGCCGTGGTGTTCGGCGCCGGGCTGTGGAAGGGCCGCCCGACCCCGTATCTCGCCCACCGCCTGGACGCCGCGGCCGAGCTGTACCGGACGGGGAAGGTGAAGGTCGTCCTGGTCACCGGGGACAACAGCCGAGTGGAGTACGACGAGCCGGACGCGATGCGCACGTATCTCACCGAGCGCGGGGTGCCCGACGGGCGGATCGTGAGCGACTACGCCGGGTTCGACAGCTGGGACTCCTGTGTCCGGGCCCGGAAGATCTTCGGGGTGGACCGGGCGGTGCTGGTGACCCAGGGCTTCCACATCCACCGGGCGGTCACGCTGTGCCGTTCCGCCGGGATCGACGCGTACGGGGTCGCGGTCGACGAGCCACGGGACGCGACCTGGTATTACGGCGGGGCCCGGGAGCTGGCCGCCTCCGGCAAGGCGGCCCTGGACGCCCTGTTCCGGCCCGACCCGCGGTTCCTGGGGCCCGAGGAACCGGGCGTGGCGGAGGCGCTGGCCGCCGGGGGCCGTTGA
- the cutA gene encoding divalent-cation tolerance protein CutA, translating to MTAPPAWLTVLTTTDSEDKARQLARSAVEARLAACAQISAPVTSVYRWQHAIESTEEWQVFLKTTAERYDELEALIEREHDYDTPEIIALPVIRGSARYLGWVTAETAPEAAL from the coding sequence ATGACAGCGCCGCCGGCATGGCTGACCGTACTGACCACGACCGACAGCGAGGACAAGGCCCGTCAGCTGGCCCGGTCCGCGGTGGAGGCCCGGCTGGCGGCCTGTGCGCAGATCTCCGCCCCCGTCACCTCGGTCTACCGGTGGCAGCACGCCATCGAGTCGACCGAGGAGTGGCAGGTGTTCCTCAAGACGACCGCCGAGCGCTACGACGAACTGGAAGCGCTCATCGAGCGGGAGCACGACTACGACACGCCGGAGATCATCGCCCTGCCGGTGATCCGCGGCAGCGCCCGTTACCTCGGCTGGGTGACGGCGGAGACGGCCCCCGAAGCCGCCCTGTGA
- a CDS encoding sirohydrochlorin chelatase, producing MHRTRQPHRPAPGEHGGSTAPTLVAVAHGSRDPAALGTVLALLDRVRELRPGLDVTLGHIELNEPLLPDTLNGLRGADAVLVPLLLGRGHHVKHDLPAATAAAPAVRTRIAAPLGPHPLLVEALYGRLVEAGWDPADRGGRGAAVVLAAAGSRDPDSAQDTRRTARMLAERLGVPVVPAYASAAPTVPAALRALAARGRHRTAVASYFTAPGRFASAAATDAAPRIAAAPLGAHPAMARLLLHRYDQAVSATAPADAVRLLASA from the coding sequence ATGCACCGCACCCGGCAGCCCCACCGCCCCGCCCCGGGCGAGCACGGCGGTTCGACCGCCCCCACCCTGGTCGCCGTCGCGCACGGCAGCCGCGACCCGGCGGCCCTGGGCACCGTGCTGGCCCTCCTGGACCGGGTCCGCGAGCTGCGCCCCGGCCTCGACGTCACCCTCGGCCACATCGAGCTCAACGAGCCCCTGCTCCCGGACACCCTGAACGGCCTGCGCGGGGCCGACGCCGTCCTCGTACCGCTGCTCCTGGGGCGCGGCCACCACGTCAAGCACGACCTGCCCGCGGCGACCGCCGCCGCCCCCGCCGTACGCACCCGGATCGCCGCCCCCCTCGGGCCGCACCCGCTGCTGGTGGAGGCGCTGTACGGACGGCTCGTCGAGGCGGGCTGGGACCCCGCGGACCGGGGCGGCCGGGGTGCCGCCGTGGTCCTCGCCGCCGCCGGGTCCCGCGACCCCGACTCCGCCCAGGACACCCGTCGCACCGCCCGGATGCTCGCCGAACGCCTCGGGGTCCCGGTCGTCCCGGCGTACGCCTCCGCCGCCCCCACCGTTCCCGCAGCGCTGCGCGCGCTGGCCGCCCGGGGCCGCCACCGGACCGCCGTCGCCTCGTACTTCACCGCCCCCGGCCGCTTCGCGAGCGCCGCCGCCACGGACGCCGCACCCCGCATCGCCGCCGCTCCCCTCGGCGCCCACCCCGCGATGGCCCGCCTGCTGCTGCACCGCTACGACCAGGCGGTCTCGGCGACCGCCCCCGCCGACGCGGTGAGGTTGCTCGCTTCCGCCTGA
- a CDS encoding RNA polymerase sigma factor produces the protein MQTRTVTTTTEPIAAIPAQHRALHHPETAARPPGDAPEAVMVESAHLPDPPEPRGRADSGGPTSDLFRQYLREIGRIPLLTAAEEVELARRVEAGLFAEERLATTPDLDSRLAVDLDRLVVMGRTAKRRLIEANLRLVVSVAKRYVGRGLTMLDLVQEGNLGLIRAVEKFDYARGYKFSTYATWWIRQAMSRALADQARTIRVPVHVVELINRVVRVQRRMLQERGFEPTAEDVAAQLDLTPERVTEVLRLAQEPVSLHAPVGEEDDVSFGDLIEDGDAASPVESAAFLLLRQHLEAVLSTLGERERKVVQLRYGLDDGRPRTLEEIGRIFGVTRERIRQIESKTLSRLRDHAFADQLRGYLD, from the coding sequence GTGCAGACCCGGACCGTGACGACCACGACCGAGCCCATCGCGGCCATCCCGGCGCAGCACAGGGCCCTGCACCATCCGGAGACGGCGGCCCGCCCGCCCGGAGACGCACCCGAGGCAGTCATGGTGGAATCGGCGCACCTCCCCGACCCCCCGGAGCCCCGCGGCCGGGCGGACTCCGGCGGCCCCACCTCCGACCTCTTCCGGCAGTATCTGCGCGAGATCGGCCGCATTCCGCTGCTCACCGCCGCCGAGGAGGTCGAGCTGGCCCGCCGCGTCGAGGCCGGGCTCTTCGCCGAGGAACGCCTCGCCACCACCCCGGACCTGGACTCCCGGCTCGCCGTGGACCTGGACCGCCTCGTGGTCATGGGCCGCACGGCCAAACGCCGCCTCATCGAGGCCAACCTCCGCCTCGTCGTCTCCGTGGCCAAACGCTACGTCGGCCGCGGGCTGACCATGCTCGACCTGGTCCAGGAGGGGAATCTCGGCCTGATCCGGGCGGTGGAGAAGTTCGACTACGCCCGGGGCTACAAGTTCTCCACGTACGCGACCTGGTGGATCCGCCAGGCGATGTCCCGCGCGCTCGCCGACCAGGCCCGCACCATACGCGTCCCGGTCCACGTCGTGGAGCTGATCAACCGCGTCGTCCGGGTGCAGCGCCGGATGCTCCAGGAACGCGGCTTCGAGCCGACCGCCGAGGATGTCGCCGCCCAGCTCGACCTGACCCCGGAGCGGGTCACCGAAGTCCTGCGCCTGGCCCAGGAACCGGTCTCGCTGCATGCCCCCGTCGGCGAGGAGGACGACGTCTCCTTCGGCGACCTCATCGAGGACGGCGACGCCGCCTCCCCCGTCGAGTCCGCCGCCTTCCTGCTGCTGCGCCAGCACCTGGAGGCGGTCCTCTCGACCCTCGGCGAACGCGAACGCAAGGTCGTCCAACTCCGCTACGGCCTGGACGACGGGCGGCCCCGCACCCTGGAGGAGATCGGCCGGATCTTCGGCGTGACGCGCGAACGCATCCGCCAGATCGAGTCCAAGACCCTCAGCAGGCTGCGGGACCACGCCTTCGCCGACCAACTCCGCGGCTATCTCGACTGA
- a CDS encoding NADPH-dependent FMN reductase: MNTTPVSPVSAPTPLNVAVILGSNRTGRFGPVIADWFLGRAARHPGIGTDLVDVAEADLPTALSFSPGPEEASRLEAVSTRLAAADAFVVITPEYNHSFPAPLKNLIDWHREEWQAKPVAFVSYGGVSGGLRAVEQLRQVFAEQHTVTVRDTVSFHNAGALFDDEGRHRDPADADAAAKTMLDQLVWWGTALRDARNLRPYGG; the protein is encoded by the coding sequence ATGAACACCACACCGGTATCTCCCGTATCCGCTCCGACCCCCCTCAATGTGGCCGTCATCCTCGGCAGCAACCGCACGGGCCGCTTCGGACCCGTGATCGCCGACTGGTTCCTGGGCCGCGCGGCCCGTCACCCGGGCATCGGGACCGACCTCGTGGACGTCGCGGAGGCCGACCTCCCCACCGCCCTCTCCTTCAGCCCCGGCCCCGAGGAAGCCTCCCGGCTCGAAGCGGTCTCCACCCGGCTGGCGGCGGCCGACGCCTTCGTCGTGATCACCCCCGAGTACAACCACTCCTTCCCCGCCCCGCTGAAGAACCTGATCGACTGGCACCGCGAGGAGTGGCAGGCCAAGCCCGTCGCCTTCGTCTCGTACGGAGGCGTCTCGGGGGGCCTGCGGGCCGTCGAGCAGCTCCGCCAGGTCTTCGCCGAACAGCACACCGTCACCGTCCGCGACACCGTCTCCTTCCACAACGCGGGCGCCCTCTTCGACGACGAGGGACGCCACCGGGACCCGGCCGACGCCGACGCGGCGGCCAAGACGATGCTGGACCAGCTGGTGTGGTGGGGAACCGCGCTGCGGGACGCCCGGAATCTCCGTCCGTACGGCGGCTGA